One Vigna unguiculata cultivar IT97K-499-35 chromosome 11, ASM411807v1, whole genome shotgun sequence DNA window includes the following coding sequences:
- the LOC114169058 gene encoding putative UDP-rhamnose:rhamnosyltransferase 1 — MSETKLHIVVFPWLAFGHLIPFLELAKRIAQKGHKISFISTPRNIHRLPKLPESLKPWLHLIEFPLPHVDKLPENAENTVDTPQHLVPYLFKAYDALEQPLTKFLEKSTPDWVICDFAPHWLPPLSSMLGIPCIFFCSFAACGSSFAVELFMGKKSTESAEAKLLRAVHKRKEVAQSSQPKEVNRFFETLKGAQVFATRSCMEIDGEFVKSLGSSSGKLVIPTGLLPPSPEDSNDHNWYTIVNWLDKWEKGSLIYVAFGTEVTLSDEEFTEIAMGLELSGFPFLWTVKNRNTSSVSDESQDWIENESKRGMMWRRWAPQSRILAHKSVGAFLTHCGWSSVIEGLQVGCPLVMLPFQYDQWPIAKFMEEKKVGLKVHRNEHDFKFTRDSVAKALRSVMLEEEGKCYRSGAQEMSKIVGDKQLQEKYVNQFVDYMKMNRPGYN; from the coding sequence ATGTCGGAGACGAAATTGCACATTGTTGTATTTCCATGGCTAGCCTTTGGACACCTGATCCCATTTTTGGAGCTTGCAAAGCGCATAGCTCAAAAGGGTCACAAAATTTCCTTCATTTCCACACCTAGAAACATCCATCGCCTCCCTAAACTACCAGAAAGTTTGAAACCTTGGTTGCATCTGATAGAATTCCCACTTCCCCACGTTGATAAACTCCCTGAAAATGCAGAGAACACGGTGGACACTCCTCAGCACTTGGTTCCATACCTCTTCAAGGCTTACGATGCTCTTGAACAACCTTTGACTAAATTTCTGGAGAAGAGCACCCCGGATTGGGTCATATGCGACTTTGCGCCACACTGGTTGCCCCCATTGTCTTCCATGCTAGGTATCccgtgtatttttttttgtagttttgcTGCATGTGGTTCGTCTTTTGCTGTGGAGTTGTTTATGGGGAAGAAGAGTACGGAATCTGCGGAAGCCAAACTTTTGCGTGCTGTGCATAAGAGGAAGGAAGTGGCTCAGAGTTCTCAGCCCAAGGAAGTGAATCGGTTCTTCGAAACCCTGAAAGGTGCTCAAGTTTTCGCCACAAGAAGCTGCATGGAGATTGATGGTGAGTTTGTCAAATCGCTTGGAAGTTCATCTGGGAAGTTGGTAATTCCAACTGGCTTGCTGCCTCCATCGCCGGAAGACAGCAATGACCACAACTGGTACACCATTGTTAATTGGTTAGATAAATGGGAAAAGGGGTCATTGATCTATGTAGCATTTGGAACTGAAGTCACACTGAGTGATGAAGAATTCACTGAAATTGCTATGGGATTAGAATTATCTGGTTTTCCTTTTCTTTGGACTGTGAAGAATCGAAACACCTCCAGTGTTAGTGATGAGTCACAGGATTGGATTGAGAATGAGTCAAAAAGGGGAATGATGTGGAGAAGATGGGCACCTCAGTCCAGGATTTTAGCTCACAAATCTGTTGGAGCATTCCTCACTCACTGTGGTTGGAGTTCAGTAATAGAGGGTCTCCAAGTTGGGTGCCCACTTGTTATGTTGCCCTTCCAATATGATCAATGGCCGATTGCTAAGTTTATGGAGGAGAAGAAGGTAGGGCTTAAAGTACACAGAAATGAGCATGATTTCAAGTTCACAAGGGATTCAGTGGCCAAGGCACTGAGATCAGTGATGTTGGAAGAGGAAGGGAAATGTTATAGAAGTGGAGCACAAGAGATGAGTAAAATAGTTGGGGACAAACAACTGCAAGAAAAATATGTGAATCAGTTTGTTGATTACATGAAAATGAATAGGCCTGGTTATAATTAG